A portion of the Caenorhabditis elegans chromosome III genome contains these proteins:
- the daf-4 gene encoding Cell surface receptor daf-4 (Confirmed by transcript evidence), translating to MNQKGTVRLKALVLICLPLFLIATPVPVAVTEDDRQDRIESEAAEKEWANTLVSKVAQSNGTGTIKVSAPAKPTLRRMDNEEDEVISIECVYYDEMECEKSGDCEITKKTCYSEAHLKAVGCLAVFGLPTQEINSTEPYLKVDKPQYKSLGCMPYQHADSMNCENESSCRQGRSFRGGIGMCCCSTNNCNMPDLIEMVNPSLKKDSDNSALLWASTPSNMDLESLDKFPFYWIIIIALSVILCIALLILAYVGWKFQQNKKEEIKKQQKIKFDMEKTDALEAGNVPLVEPEEEMIEMVETPKELPITDFQLISKGRFGKVFKAQYTPDSGEKRLVAVKKLNEFQKASFLAEKRIFDELNEYPKWYKSIVEFVCAEKIGDEYWIVTEFHERLSLYELLKNNVISITSANRIIMSMIDGLQFLHDDRPYFFGHPKKPIIHRDIKSKNILVKSDMTTCIADFGLARIYSYDIEQSDLLGQVGTKRYMSPEMLEGATEFTPTAFKAMDVYSMGLVMWEVISRTKLHQTDEPPNYQMPFQVIGFDPTIGLMRNYVVSKKERPQWRDEIIKHEYMSLLKKVTEEMWDPEACARITAGCAFARVWNHIMSSPDSSEGYHSGSSMKNRGVDDVEQSEKPEGIEEMQHYHASSPSKRQHPSPNPFFDSCPPPPPIPVILENGGILQPDNAEPEPEELPDLPIVEKIYDIATNMLFSREELDLMNAQRQVEYEAGADTRASTPTPSGTFGTFTT from the exons atgaatcaGAAAGGGACAGTACGTCTCAAGGCACTTGTGCTCATTTGCCTTCCACTCTTTTTAATTGCCACACCGGTTCCTGTTGCAGTCACGGAAGACGATCGTCAGGACCGAATCGAATCGGAAGCCGCCGAGAAAGag TGGGCTAACACCCTAGTCAGCAAAGTAGCACAGTCAAATGGAACTGGCACTATTAAGGTCTCGGCACCAGCGAAGCCCACGTTAAGGAGAATGGACAATGAGGAGGATGAAGTGATTTCGATTGAATGTGTA tacTACGACGAGATGGAATGCGAAAAGAGTGGCGATTGTGAAATCACAAAGAAGACGTGTTACAGTGAAGCTCATCTGAAAGCCGTCGGATGCTTGGCCGTATTTGGGCTGCCCACGCAAGAG ataaacTCTACAGAACCATACCTGAAAGTTGATAAACCGCAATACAAAAGTCTGGGATGTATGCCGTATCAGCACGCGGACTCGATGAACTGCGAGAACGAAAGCTCC TGTCGCCAAGGACGATCATTTCGCGGCGGAATTGGAATGTGCTGCTGTTCGACCAACAATTGCAACATGCCGGATCTCATCGAGATGGTCAACCCGTCATTGAAGAAGG attcggATAATTCTGCACTTCTGTGGGCTTCAACTCCATCCAACATGGATTTGGAATCTCTAG ACAAGTTCCCATTCTACTGGATCATCATAATCGCACTGTCAGTGATCCTTTGTATTGCACTCTTGATCTTGGCATACGTTGGTTGGAAATTTCAGCAGAATAAGAAGGAGGAGATAAAAAAGCagcagaaaattaaatttgacaTG gaaaaaactgaCGCACTGGAAGCTGGAAATGTGCCTCTCGTGGAGCCGGAAGAGGAAATGATTGAAATGGTGGAGACACCAAAGGAGCTGCCGATCACTGATTTTCAG TTAATCTCAAAGGGacgttttggaaaagttttcaaggcGCAATACACCCCAGACAGTGGTGAGAAACGATTGGTTGCGGTGAAGAAATTGAACGAATTCCAAAAAGCGAGCTTTTTGGCGGAGAAAAGAATCTTTGATGAGCTTAACGAGTACCCGAAGTGGTATAAAAGTATCGTCGAATTTGTGTGCGCCGAGAAAATTGGTGATGAGTATTGGATTGTGACCGAATTTCATGAGCGACTTAGTCTCTATGAGTTACTCAAGAATAATGTAATTAGTATTACATCTGCCAATCGAATTATTATGTCAATGATCGATGGGCTTCAATTCTTGCATGACGACAGGCCGTACTTCTTTGGACACCCAAAGAAGCCAATTATTCACAG agatATCAAGTCGAAGAACATTCTTGTGAAAAGCGACATGACCACATGCATCGCGGACTTTGGCCTCGCCCGAATCTACAGCTATGACATTGAGCAAAGCGATTTGCTGGGTCAAGTGGGAACGAAACGCTACATGTCACCAGAGATGCTCGAAGGAGCAACCGAATTCACGCCAACTGCTTTCAAAGCGATGGACGTTTATTCGATGGGACTCGTCATGTGGGAAGTCATATCCCGTACCAAGTTGCACCAAACCGACGAGCCACCAAACTACCAAATGCCGTTTCAAGTCATCGGATTTGATCCCACAATTGGTCTCATGAGAAATTATGTGGTGAGCAAGAAGGAACGACCACAATGGAGAGATGAGATTATTAAACATGAATATATGAGTCTGCTAAAAAAGGTTACGGAAGAGATGTGGGATCCCGAAGCGTGTGCACGGATTACAGCTGGATGTGCGTTCGCGAGGGTATGGAATCATATTATGAGCTCACCGGACAGTTCGGAGGGGTATCACAGTGGAAGTAGTATGAAGAATCGGGGTGTTGATGATGTTGAACAAAGTGAGAAGCCGGAGGGTATCGAAGAAATGCAACATTATCATGCGTCGTCACCCAGCAAGAGACAACATCCTAGTCCGAATCCGTTTTTTGATTCGTGTCCACCACCTCCGCCGATTCCTGTGATCCTTGAAAATG gaggAATCCTCCAACCAGACAACGCGGAGCCAGAGCCCGAAGAGCTGCCGGATCTCCCGATAGTCGAGAAAATCTACGATATTGCGACGAACATGCTATTCTCAAGAGAAGAGCTTGACCTTATGAATGCTCAACGGCAAGTTGAATACGAAGCTGGGGCAGACACTCGAGCGTCGACACCAACGCCTTCAGGGACGTTTGGAACGTTTACAACATAA
- the daf-4 gene encoding Serine/threonine-protein kinase receptor (Confirmed by transcript evidence): MNQKGTVRLKALVLICLPLFLIATPVPVAVTEDDRQDRIESEAAEKEWANTLVSKVAQSNGTGTIKVSAPAKPTLRRMDNEEDEVISIECVYYDEMECEKSGDCEITKKTCYSEAHLKAVGCLAVFGLPTQEINSTEPYLKVDKPQYKSLGCMPYQHADSMNCENESSCRQGRSFRGGIGMCCCSTNNCNMPDLIEMVNPSLKKDKFPFYWIIIIALSVILCIALLILAYVGWKFQQNKKEEIKKQQKIKFDMEKTDALEAGNVPLVEPEEEMIEMVETPKELPITDFQLISKGRFGKVFKAQYTPDSGEKRLVAVKKLNEFQKASFLAEKRIFDELNEYPKWYKSIVEFVCAEKIGDEYWIVTEFHERLSLYELLKNNVISITSANRIIMSMIDGLQFLHDDRPYFFGHPKKPIIHRDIKSKNILVKSDMTTCIADFGLARIYSYDIEQSDLLGQVGTKRYMSPEMLEGATEFTPTAFKAMDVYSMGLVMWEVISRTKLHQTDEPPNYQMPFQVIGFDPTIGLMRNYVVSKKERPQWRDEIIKHEYMSLLKKVTEEMWDPEACARITAGCAFARVWNHIMSSPDSSEGYHSGSSMKNRGVDDVEQSEKPEGIEEMQHYHASSPSKRQHPSPNPFFDSCPPPPPIPVILENGGILQPDNAEPEPEELPDLPIVEKIYDIATNMLFSREELDLMNAQRQVEYEAGADTRASTPTPSGTFGTFTT, encoded by the exons atgaatcaGAAAGGGACAGTACGTCTCAAGGCACTTGTGCTCATTTGCCTTCCACTCTTTTTAATTGCCACACCGGTTCCTGTTGCAGTCACGGAAGACGATCGTCAGGACCGAATCGAATCGGAAGCCGCCGAGAAAGag TGGGCTAACACCCTAGTCAGCAAAGTAGCACAGTCAAATGGAACTGGCACTATTAAGGTCTCGGCACCAGCGAAGCCCACGTTAAGGAGAATGGACAATGAGGAGGATGAAGTGATTTCGATTGAATGTGTA tacTACGACGAGATGGAATGCGAAAAGAGTGGCGATTGTGAAATCACAAAGAAGACGTGTTACAGTGAAGCTCATCTGAAAGCCGTCGGATGCTTGGCCGTATTTGGGCTGCCCACGCAAGAG ataaacTCTACAGAACCATACCTGAAAGTTGATAAACCGCAATACAAAAGTCTGGGATGTATGCCGTATCAGCACGCGGACTCGATGAACTGCGAGAACGAAAGCTCC TGTCGCCAAGGACGATCATTTCGCGGCGGAATTGGAATGTGCTGCTGTTCGACCAACAATTGCAACATGCCGGATCTCATCGAGATGGTCAACCCGTCATTGAAGAAGG ACAAGTTCCCATTCTACTGGATCATCATAATCGCACTGTCAGTGATCCTTTGTATTGCACTCTTGATCTTGGCATACGTTGGTTGGAAATTTCAGCAGAATAAGAAGGAGGAGATAAAAAAGCagcagaaaattaaatttgacaTG gaaaaaactgaCGCACTGGAAGCTGGAAATGTGCCTCTCGTGGAGCCGGAAGAGGAAATGATTGAAATGGTGGAGACACCAAAGGAGCTGCCGATCACTGATTTTCAG TTAATCTCAAAGGGacgttttggaaaagttttcaaggcGCAATACACCCCAGACAGTGGTGAGAAACGATTGGTTGCGGTGAAGAAATTGAACGAATTCCAAAAAGCGAGCTTTTTGGCGGAGAAAAGAATCTTTGATGAGCTTAACGAGTACCCGAAGTGGTATAAAAGTATCGTCGAATTTGTGTGCGCCGAGAAAATTGGTGATGAGTATTGGATTGTGACCGAATTTCATGAGCGACTTAGTCTCTATGAGTTACTCAAGAATAATGTAATTAGTATTACATCTGCCAATCGAATTATTATGTCAATGATCGATGGGCTTCAATTCTTGCATGACGACAGGCCGTACTTCTTTGGACACCCAAAGAAGCCAATTATTCACAG agatATCAAGTCGAAGAACATTCTTGTGAAAAGCGACATGACCACATGCATCGCGGACTTTGGCCTCGCCCGAATCTACAGCTATGACATTGAGCAAAGCGATTTGCTGGGTCAAGTGGGAACGAAACGCTACATGTCACCAGAGATGCTCGAAGGAGCAACCGAATTCACGCCAACTGCTTTCAAAGCGATGGACGTTTATTCGATGGGACTCGTCATGTGGGAAGTCATATCCCGTACCAAGTTGCACCAAACCGACGAGCCACCAAACTACCAAATGCCGTTTCAAGTCATCGGATTTGATCCCACAATTGGTCTCATGAGAAATTATGTGGTGAGCAAGAAGGAACGACCACAATGGAGAGATGAGATTATTAAACATGAATATATGAGTCTGCTAAAAAAGGTTACGGAAGAGATGTGGGATCCCGAAGCGTGTGCACGGATTACAGCTGGATGTGCGTTCGCGAGGGTATGGAATCATATTATGAGCTCACCGGACAGTTCGGAGGGGTATCACAGTGGAAGTAGTATGAAGAATCGGGGTGTTGATGATGTTGAACAAAGTGAGAAGCCGGAGGGTATCGAAGAAATGCAACATTATCATGCGTCGTCACCCAGCAAGAGACAACATCCTAGTCCGAATCCGTTTTTTGATTCGTGTCCACCACCTCCGCCGATTCCTGTGATCCTTGAAAATG gaggAATCCTCCAACCAGACAACGCGGAGCCAGAGCCCGAAGAGCTGCCGGATCTCCCGATAGTCGAGAAAATCTACGATATTGCGACGAACATGCTATTCTCAAGAGAAGAGCTTGACCTTATGAATGCTCAACGGCAAGTTGAATACGAAGCTGGGGCAGACACTCGAGCGTCGACACCAACGCCTTCAGGGACGTTTGGAACGTTTACAACATAA
- the daf-4 gene encoding receptor protein serine/threonine kinase (Confirmed by transcript evidence), whose product MNQKGTVRLKALVLICLPLFLIATPVPVAVTEDDRQDRIESEAAEKEWANTLVSKVAQSNGTGTIKVSAPAKPTLRRMDNEEDEVISIECVYYDEMECEKSGDCEITKKTCYSEAHLKAVGCLAVFGLPTQEINSTEPYLKVDKPQYKSLGCMPYQHADSMNCENESSCRQGRSFRGGIGMCCCSTNNCNMPDLIEMVNPSLKKDSDNSALLWASTPSNMDLESLDKFPFYWIIIIALSVILCIALLILAYVGWKFQQNKKEEIKKQQKIKFDMEKTDALEAGNVPLVEPEEEMIEMVETPKELPITDFQLISKGRFGKVFKAQYTPDSGEKRLVAVKKLNEFQKASFLAEKRIFDELNEYPKWYKSIVEFVCAEKIGDEYWIVTEFHERLSLYELLKNNVISITSANRIIMSMIDGLQFLHDDRPYFFGHPKKPIIHRLVENENN is encoded by the exons atgaatcaGAAAGGGACAGTACGTCTCAAGGCACTTGTGCTCATTTGCCTTCCACTCTTTTTAATTGCCACACCGGTTCCTGTTGCAGTCACGGAAGACGATCGTCAGGACCGAATCGAATCGGAAGCCGCCGAGAAAGag TGGGCTAACACCCTAGTCAGCAAAGTAGCACAGTCAAATGGAACTGGCACTATTAAGGTCTCGGCACCAGCGAAGCCCACGTTAAGGAGAATGGACAATGAGGAGGATGAAGTGATTTCGATTGAATGTGTA tacTACGACGAGATGGAATGCGAAAAGAGTGGCGATTGTGAAATCACAAAGAAGACGTGTTACAGTGAAGCTCATCTGAAAGCCGTCGGATGCTTGGCCGTATTTGGGCTGCCCACGCAAGAG ataaacTCTACAGAACCATACCTGAAAGTTGATAAACCGCAATACAAAAGTCTGGGATGTATGCCGTATCAGCACGCGGACTCGATGAACTGCGAGAACGAAAGCTCC TGTCGCCAAGGACGATCATTTCGCGGCGGAATTGGAATGTGCTGCTGTTCGACCAACAATTGCAACATGCCGGATCTCATCGAGATGGTCAACCCGTCATTGAAGAAGG attcggATAATTCTGCACTTCTGTGGGCTTCAACTCCATCCAACATGGATTTGGAATCTCTAG ACAAGTTCCCATTCTACTGGATCATCATAATCGCACTGTCAGTGATCCTTTGTATTGCACTCTTGATCTTGGCATACGTTGGTTGGAAATTTCAGCAGAATAAGAAGGAGGAGATAAAAAAGCagcagaaaattaaatttgacaTG gaaaaaactgaCGCACTGGAAGCTGGAAATGTGCCTCTCGTGGAGCCGGAAGAGGAAATGATTGAAATGGTGGAGACACCAAAGGAGCTGCCGATCACTGATTTTCAG TTAATCTCAAAGGGacgttttggaaaagttttcaaggcGCAATACACCCCAGACAGTGGTGAGAAACGATTGGTTGCGGTGAAGAAATTGAACGAATTCCAAAAAGCGAGCTTTTTGGCGGAGAAAAGAATCTTTGATGAGCTTAACGAGTACCCGAAGTGGTATAAAAGTATCGTCGAATTTGTGTGCGCCGAGAAAATTGGTGATGAGTATTGGATTGTGACCGAATTTCATGAGCGACTTAGTCTCTATGAGTTACTCAAGAATAATGTAATTAGTATTACATCTGCCAATCGAATTATTATGTCAATGATCGATGGGCTTCAATTCTTGCATGACGACAGGCCGTACTTCTTTGGACACCCAAAGAAGCCAATTATTCACAGGTtagtggaaaatgaaaataattag
- the daf-4 gene encoding Serine/threonine-protein kinase receptor (Confirmed by transcript evidence), translating to MPYQHADSMNCENESSCRQGRSFRGGIGMCCCSTNNCNMPDLIEMVNPSLKKDSDNSALLWASTPSNMDLESLDKFPFYWIIIIALSVILCIALLILAYVGWKFQQNKKEEIKKQQKIKFDMEKTDALEAGNVPLVEPEEEMIEMVETPKELPITDFQLISKGRFGKVFKAQYTPDSGEKRLVAVKKLNEFQKASFLAEKRIFDELNEYPKWYKSIVEFVCAEKIGDEYWIVTEFHERLSLYELLKNNVISITSANRIIMSMIDGLQFLHDDRPYFFGHPKKPIIHRDIKSKNILVKSDMTTCIADFGLARIYSYDIEQSDLLGQVGTKRYMSPEMLEGATEFTPTAFKAMDVYSMGLVMWEVISRTKLHQTDEPPNYQMPFQVIGFDPTIGLMRNYVVSKKERPQWRDEIIKHEYMSLLKKVTEEMWDPEACARITAGCAFARVWNHIMSSPDSSEGYHSGSSMKNRGVDDVEQSEKPEGIEEMQHYHASSPSKRQHPSPNPFFDSCPPPPPIPVILENGGILQPDNAEPEPEELPDLPIVEKIYDIATNMLFSREELDLMNAQRQVEYEAGADTRASTPTPSGTFGTFTT from the exons ATGCCGTATCAGCACGCGGACTCGATGAACTGCGAGAACGAAAGCTCC TGTCGCCAAGGACGATCATTTCGCGGCGGAATTGGAATGTGCTGCTGTTCGACCAACAATTGCAACATGCCGGATCTCATCGAGATGGTCAACCCGTCATTGAAGAAGG attcggATAATTCTGCACTTCTGTGGGCTTCAACTCCATCCAACATGGATTTGGAATCTCTAG ACAAGTTCCCATTCTACTGGATCATCATAATCGCACTGTCAGTGATCCTTTGTATTGCACTCTTGATCTTGGCATACGTTGGTTGGAAATTTCAGCAGAATAAGAAGGAGGAGATAAAAAAGCagcagaaaattaaatttgacaTG gaaaaaactgaCGCACTGGAAGCTGGAAATGTGCCTCTCGTGGAGCCGGAAGAGGAAATGATTGAAATGGTGGAGACACCAAAGGAGCTGCCGATCACTGATTTTCAG TTAATCTCAAAGGGacgttttggaaaagttttcaaggcGCAATACACCCCAGACAGTGGTGAGAAACGATTGGTTGCGGTGAAGAAATTGAACGAATTCCAAAAAGCGAGCTTTTTGGCGGAGAAAAGAATCTTTGATGAGCTTAACGAGTACCCGAAGTGGTATAAAAGTATCGTCGAATTTGTGTGCGCCGAGAAAATTGGTGATGAGTATTGGATTGTGACCGAATTTCATGAGCGACTTAGTCTCTATGAGTTACTCAAGAATAATGTAATTAGTATTACATCTGCCAATCGAATTATTATGTCAATGATCGATGGGCTTCAATTCTTGCATGACGACAGGCCGTACTTCTTTGGACACCCAAAGAAGCCAATTATTCACAG agatATCAAGTCGAAGAACATTCTTGTGAAAAGCGACATGACCACATGCATCGCGGACTTTGGCCTCGCCCGAATCTACAGCTATGACATTGAGCAAAGCGATTTGCTGGGTCAAGTGGGAACGAAACGCTACATGTCACCAGAGATGCTCGAAGGAGCAACCGAATTCACGCCAACTGCTTTCAAAGCGATGGACGTTTATTCGATGGGACTCGTCATGTGGGAAGTCATATCCCGTACCAAGTTGCACCAAACCGACGAGCCACCAAACTACCAAATGCCGTTTCAAGTCATCGGATTTGATCCCACAATTGGTCTCATGAGAAATTATGTGGTGAGCAAGAAGGAACGACCACAATGGAGAGATGAGATTATTAAACATGAATATATGAGTCTGCTAAAAAAGGTTACGGAAGAGATGTGGGATCCCGAAGCGTGTGCACGGATTACAGCTGGATGTGCGTTCGCGAGGGTATGGAATCATATTATGAGCTCACCGGACAGTTCGGAGGGGTATCACAGTGGAAGTAGTATGAAGAATCGGGGTGTTGATGATGTTGAACAAAGTGAGAAGCCGGAGGGTATCGAAGAAATGCAACATTATCATGCGTCGTCACCCAGCAAGAGACAACATCCTAGTCCGAATCCGTTTTTTGATTCGTGTCCACCACCTCCGCCGATTCCTGTGATCCTTGAAAATG gaggAATCCTCCAACCAGACAACGCGGAGCCAGAGCCCGAAGAGCTGCCGGATCTCCCGATAGTCGAGAAAATCTACGATATTGCGACGAACATGCTATTCTCAAGAGAAGAGCTTGACCTTATGAATGCTCAACGGCAAGTTGAATACGAAGCTGGGGCAGACACTCGAGCGTCGACACCAACGCCTTCAGGGACGTTTGGAACGTTTACAACATAA
- the daf-4 gene encoding receptor protein serine/threonine kinase (Confirmed by transcript evidence) — translation MDLESLDKFPFYWIIIIALSVILCIALLILAYVGWKFQQNKKEEIKKQQKIKFDMEKTDALEAGNVPLVEPEEEMIEMVETPKELPITDFQLISKGRFGKVFKAQYTPDSGEKRLVAVKKLNEFQKASFLAEKRIFDELNEYPKWYKSIVEFVCAEKIGDEYWIVTEFHERLSLYELLKNNVISITSANRIIMSMIDGLQFLHDDRPYFFGHPKKPIIHRDIKSKNILVKSDMTTCIADFGLARIYSYDIEQSDLLGQVGTKRYMSPEMLEGATEFTPTAFKAMDVYSMGLVMWEVISRTKLHQTDEPPNYQMPFQVIGFDPTIGLMRNYVVSKKERPQWRDEIIKHEYMSLLKKVTEEMWDPEACARITAGCAFARVWNHIMSSPDSSEGYHSGSSMKNRGVDDVEQSEKPEGIEEMQHYHASSPSKRQHPSPNPFFDSCPPPPPIPVILENGGILQPDNAEPEPEELPDLPIVEKIYDIATNMLFSREELDLMNAQRQVEYEAGADTRASTPTPSGTFGTFTT, via the exons ATGGATTTGGAATCTCTAG ACAAGTTCCCATTCTACTGGATCATCATAATCGCACTGTCAGTGATCCTTTGTATTGCACTCTTGATCTTGGCATACGTTGGTTGGAAATTTCAGCAGAATAAGAAGGAGGAGATAAAAAAGCagcagaaaattaaatttgacaTG gaaaaaactgaCGCACTGGAAGCTGGAAATGTGCCTCTCGTGGAGCCGGAAGAGGAAATGATTGAAATGGTGGAGACACCAAAGGAGCTGCCGATCACTGATTTTCAG TTAATCTCAAAGGGacgttttggaaaagttttcaaggcGCAATACACCCCAGACAGTGGTGAGAAACGATTGGTTGCGGTGAAGAAATTGAACGAATTCCAAAAAGCGAGCTTTTTGGCGGAGAAAAGAATCTTTGATGAGCTTAACGAGTACCCGAAGTGGTATAAAAGTATCGTCGAATTTGTGTGCGCCGAGAAAATTGGTGATGAGTATTGGATTGTGACCGAATTTCATGAGCGACTTAGTCTCTATGAGTTACTCAAGAATAATGTAATTAGTATTACATCTGCCAATCGAATTATTATGTCAATGATCGATGGGCTTCAATTCTTGCATGACGACAGGCCGTACTTCTTTGGACACCCAAAGAAGCCAATTATTCACAG agatATCAAGTCGAAGAACATTCTTGTGAAAAGCGACATGACCACATGCATCGCGGACTTTGGCCTCGCCCGAATCTACAGCTATGACATTGAGCAAAGCGATTTGCTGGGTCAAGTGGGAACGAAACGCTACATGTCACCAGAGATGCTCGAAGGAGCAACCGAATTCACGCCAACTGCTTTCAAAGCGATGGACGTTTATTCGATGGGACTCGTCATGTGGGAAGTCATATCCCGTACCAAGTTGCACCAAACCGACGAGCCACCAAACTACCAAATGCCGTTTCAAGTCATCGGATTTGATCCCACAATTGGTCTCATGAGAAATTATGTGGTGAGCAAGAAGGAACGACCACAATGGAGAGATGAGATTATTAAACATGAATATATGAGTCTGCTAAAAAAGGTTACGGAAGAGATGTGGGATCCCGAAGCGTGTGCACGGATTACAGCTGGATGTGCGTTCGCGAGGGTATGGAATCATATTATGAGCTCACCGGACAGTTCGGAGGGGTATCACAGTGGAAGTAGTATGAAGAATCGGGGTGTTGATGATGTTGAACAAAGTGAGAAGCCGGAGGGTATCGAAGAAATGCAACATTATCATGCGTCGTCACCCAGCAAGAGACAACATCCTAGTCCGAATCCGTTTTTTGATTCGTGTCCACCACCTCCGCCGATTCCTGTGATCCTTGAAAATG gaggAATCCTCCAACCAGACAACGCGGAGCCAGAGCCCGAAGAGCTGCCGGATCTCCCGATAGTCGAGAAAATCTACGATATTGCGACGAACATGCTATTCTCAAGAGAAGAGCTTGACCTTATGAATGCTCAACGGCAAGTTGAATACGAAGCTGGGGCAGACACTCGAGCGTCGACACCAACGCCTTCAGGGACGTTTGGAACGTTTACAACATAA